The genome window CCTTTTTCCATTTGATCTTTATTATTAATCATAACTGTGTTGTGAGAAGTTGTTCCCATAAAATAAGATAAGTACTCCGGATTGGTATTATAAGAATAAGTACCTGAATCGGCTAATATATTTATATCATTTATCCATAAATCGAAGTGTAGCATATCTGCCTGTGCGGGCCTATGTTTATATGTTGTGCATCTTGTCATACCAAAACTACTCTTATTTCTAAAGGTATAATATCCGCCATTGGAAAATTCAACTGATTTCCTATCCAACATACTTACTTTATTATCGAAAGCGGCAGATCCGAATAACCATAAAATATTTTCATCATATGTGCCATTTTTATACAGTCTTTCTTTAGTAAAGCACATCCATGCAGCATTTAACTGTGGACGATAATCTAAATAATCATTTGTAGCCAATTGATGAATTAACGCACCATCATTCATACCATAGTTAGGTAACCTACCATTAGAATTTAATTGATGTTGATAAAGGAATATAACAGCATTTTTTAATCTATCTATTAGTTTTTCAGAGAAAACTTCATCATTTAACTCGCCTAATCGAATAGCCCAAGTGTAATCTTGTAACATAAGTCTATGGTAGTTCATAGAATTTTGAATATACGAACCGTCATCGTATATTTGCCACATAGCTTCTTTCTCTAAATACTTCCTGCCTTTTTCTTTCCATTTCTTTGCTTTATTCATAAATGGGAATAAAATACCTACCGAGTACAAAGCTACTGCCTCTGAAATTGTGTGATTATTTTTGACTGATTTTAAAGCGAAACTAAAATGTTTATCAATATGATCTAAATGTTGATATATTACTTTTAACAATAATGTAGCTCTAAATGGAGTTGTCTCTTTATGAGATAAAAAAGCAAATAACCCAAACAACCATGCCATCACTCTTAATGACATTTCTTGTCCATCTTTATAGTTAACTCCATATTCCATCGGATTTTCTTCAATCCAATCTTCAAGTAAAGACCAAAATTTTCTAACATATTTATCATCTTGCGAAAGGGTGTATGCTCTGACTAAATCATATACAAAAGAAAATCTAGATAACTCCCAAATAAATTTTATGTCTCCGAAATCGCTATTTAAGTCTGAAATTTCTATCCAGTGTTTGTCTTTTGGTGAACCTTTTTTGGTAAGTGGACTATAATGCCAGTCAAGTTTTGTAAAACTAGTAGTACGATTACTAAAATAATAATAATTATTATTAAGAATGTTATCAGCCTTATAAATAGATTTATCTATTGTTTCATTAGTTAGTATCTGCTCTAACTTTGTTTTTGTACTAGTCGCAAGATCTTTACTTGTGAAAAAAAAGTTCTGTTTCATGCTTTTGAGATATTCTAAAAGTGACATTTCACTATCAATTTCATTAGCATTTAAATATTGAAAGAAGTCAAAATTTGACAAATCTCTTGGTGGAAATTGTTTTTTTATCAAGCCTGCTCTTTTCATCAATTCATATTTCGCTCGAAATATGGTCCAGGGAAGTCCCATATTTTTTATTATTTTCAACTGATTTCTCATAATTTTAGTCCCCTAATTATTATACTCTATTTAACCTCACTAATTACCGGGATAAATTTCCCGCTTTTTGACCTTGGGATTGTAGAAGTGAAATTAAGAACTACAGACATATCATTTCCAAGATAATCTTTTATATTATTGATTATATCCTCTCGATCTTTCTTATTAAATTCTTCTCTCGGAACAATATTTATTACCAATTCATAATTTTCCTTCTGGTGAATTTGGATTTCTTTAGCCTTTTTAATATTTATTATTATCTTATTAAAATTGGCTATTTTCCTTCCATCTAAGGTGCTAACATAATTAGTACCCGTTCTACCATTCAAGTTCTTAATAACTGGTAAGTTCCTTCCACATGCACAAGTATGTTTACTAATCTCTGCTGAGTCACCAGTTTCATACCTAATTAACGGCATTGCATAATTGTATAAATTCGTTCCTATAATGCTATTTTCTTTAGTAATCTCAGTATATGAATACTCGTTATTCAAATGATATGTTCCATACTCACACTGTACAGCAGATGAAACATTCTCACCATTACCATAATAATCCAATATTTTTGCTCCAAAAGCTCTCTCTATAACTTCTCTCTGATTTGGGAATAATGTTTCCGAAGAAGTAAATATGGCCTTAACTCCGTTAATTTTAAGATTATTTTCAATTAGATAATTAGAAAGTAATGCAATTGAAGAAGGATAACCTTGTACATAACGTGGCCTGAATTTAACAATAGCATTATAAAGATTTTCGATTGTATTTTTGCTTATATGGTAACTAGATACTAACATTTGATTATCGGCGTAGTTATATCTCCATAATTTATCTTTACTATTATTTTTAACAAATGATCTACCAGCTATACTCAATAAGTTATCATCATAATTCACATTAGCCCATCTTCTCTGGCGCCAAACTATGGCATTTTCAGTTGGATGGTAAGCCGTTGGTTTGAATAATGCCAAAGGCTTACCAGTACTACCACTTGTAGTAAACTTTAATAACGATTTTTTATTATATTTTGATGAAATGAAGTCATCTGTATTATTTTTTATATCATCTTTACTGATTGTGGGGATTCTATTGAAATCTTCTAAGTTTTGTATCTTATAAACATCTATTCCATTCTTATCGTAAAGTCTTTTATAAAATGGAACAGTTTCGTACGAATGAATAACTATCTCCTTTATTTTCTGAAGACTAATGTTGTTCATATTTTCAACACTAAAATATTGAGATGCTTCAAGTTTCTCCAATTTATCATAAAAATACTTGTTAAATCTTTTTTTTCTTCTCATATAACCATATAAAGATAGCATTACATTTTGAACTGGAGTTGGTGTTTTCATAAATAAATCATCAATACTCATTGTAAATCCCCCTTAGAATAGTTATTTATTATCTGAAGATACTATTACTCCTTATAATTTTTTTGTTTGAATTTGTTAGGTAGAACCCGATAGTAATATTTTATATCCTTAATAGCTATATGAAATATATTAAACGGTATATAACTACTCAAAAACAGCAATAATAATAATACTAAGTAAGATATTAGTGTTCCTAAAGAAATGGATAATAAAATATGATCAAATTGTGATGCTATAAGTAATATTATAATCATTACAATAGTTGTGATAACGCTTTTTCTTAATGCTATTGATTGAATATTTTGTCTGATATATTCTGCAGACAATATTAAAGTTAATGAATAAATATAAATTATAATAAATGTTATTTTAAGAATAATATTACCATCTTCATAATTAGATCCAAATACTAGTGTTAAAATAGTTTGCGAAAACAAAATTCCAACTATCATTATAAATACTAGAACTAAATTAATGATTTTAAACAATTTATAGAGTTGAGTGTCATTTTTTTCTTGAATAATTATAGGTTGTATTGATTTAGGAATATACAAAATTGATTCAGAGATATTTTTAACAGCAGCAAAAATTCCAGCAACATAACTACCACCAAAGAAGTAAAGAATAAAAAAGTCTAATCTTTGCTGAATTATGGAATTGATATCTATTAAAAAGTTTTTACTTGAGATTCTAAATTGATATCTTAAGAGCAATAAATCCATTCGAGATAGTTTAAGATTCCTAGGAATTAAGATATTACTATATGAAACTATAGCTGTGATTCCAGCAGCAGAATAGAAAAGTAAATATATAATAAAATTATTCGGAGTAAATACTGCACTACATATTATCAAAACTAAATAGAAAATAACATTGTAAACCACAAGTTTGTTATATAAATTTAAAGCCATAAATTGGTATTGATAGACGAAAAATAAATATTGTACACTGAAAAAAAGTGCTAAAATAGTAGCATTAATTAAATTGTAAAAGAAACCAAAAGCTATAAATGATATAAAGAACATCAGTATGAATATAATAAAATAATACTTTCTAATAATATTGTTATATTTTCTTATTGTTATAATATTTTTAGATCTATTCAGTAAAAAATTATGGGTTCCAAATAAAAATATCAATGTAGTAGAAGCTGATACAGTTAAAAAAAGTGAATAATCACCAAAACCATCTGGACCAAGGTTCCTAGCAATTAAAACTGTTACAATTAGTTTTAATATAACGTTCGAAAACTTATTACTAAGTGATAGGATAAGATTTTTTATCATAGTAACCTTCTCATTTTATTATTATCTTTTAAAATTATTGCTATAAAAATACCTAAAATAATATTATGGGGTATAAGTTTAAATGTTGCAAAGAACATACTATATACCAAAATAGAAAGCGTAGCGAAAGAAAAAATATTAGTTAACAAAGCTTTACTTTGAAATCCTTTATAAAACAAGTAAATGAGTAAACCAAAAAAAACAAAACTACCAATTAATCCGACATTTGCTAACATAAATAGAAAAAAGTTATGAATATAATTAACATATTGTCCGTTTCCTGCATAACTAAATAGATTTCCTATTCCTGCTCCTACAAATGGATGCTCTCCAAATGCTTTAAATGCATCATGATATTCATGATATCTTTCCTGTACATTTACATCATTGCTAGTTAGATTCATAAACCTTGTGAAAAATGAATTGAATAAAACATTTAAAAAAGTAACCTTCTTAGCTAGAATTAATAAGATAGTAATTATAGATAAAAAGAGAATAGATAATTTTATATTTTTAATAATTTTATTTTTTTTGATTAAGTTATATAAAAATGCACAGAATACTATAAGACCATAGCTCAATATCATACTTCTTGTTTGAGTTACTGCAAATCCAGCTATATTTATAATTAATAGTATTTTTTCAAATGTGTTTATTTTCTTAAAGATAAACTTACAAGTTAATAAGGATGCAATAAATAATGGAAATGGGACCGTAGTATTTGAATCCAGTAATGTAATTCTTAATAATTCTGCTTTACCACTTATATATGTACTTAAGTAATAATATATATTTCTTAAACTATACATCGTACCTATAGCTAATAATATTTTATAGACAAATTCTTCTCCATTTTCCTCAACAATAAAGTAAAGGGCAAACGGTAAAAAGATTAGCAACACCACAAAAGGTATTACACCTCTAATAGCATCAAAAGGGTTTACTTGATTGTAAAAAATACTTGTACCAAGCATAATAACTGGTAGAAATAATAACACAGACGTAATAATCATATTTACTGCGTTTCTCTTAATGTACGGAATATACTTAATATTAATAAAGAAAAATAATAAGTATAGAAGTGAAAAAGTAATAGTAGATATAGATAAACTATTCGGTACTGCTGGTAAAAAATAAAGGGTTAATAAAAAGATTATTATTATCAACGAAATTAAACTCTTTTTTTTCATAACTATACTAATATTCTCCTAAAATTTCATAAATATCTTGTTCTACTTTCCTAATTATCGTGGCCGGGGCACCCGCAACAATAACATTGTTAGGAACATCTTTAGTTACTACTGAGTTAGCACCTATTATTACGTTGTTCCCGACTTTTACGTCTCCTAGTATTTTACTTCCTGTTCCAATATAAACCCTATCTCCTATTGTAGGGGCCTGACCTCTCTCGAGTTTTTTCCCGATTGTAACACCTTGTCCAATAATTACCCTATCCCCGATAATAGATTTTGAGTGTAAAACAACTCCAATACCACCATAAGCAAATTTACTTTCTTTTCCAATTTTGCAAGTATAGGGTACCACAGAATTAAAAAGTAAAAAAATCAAATTTTTTACGAATCTAGGTATGATTGGGATTTTTTTTAAATAGCAAAAGTTAGCGATTCTATAAAATTTAATTGCGTTCACGTAACTCACCCTCTTATTTTATTTAGTTCAAAATTTAATTTACAAGGCCATTCATTTTTTATTGAATATTTCTATCGTGTATTATTTTCGAGATCAAGATGGATCAACTTTATAGCAGAATTCAATTTCATATTTTCAACTAGTGATCTTTCTGTTATCAAACTAAAAAGTCTAGTGATCTGTTCCAACCTGTGGTAGTACAGATGAATTGATTCTTAGTATGCCCAGTAAAGCCCTCATAGAACATTATACTAAACGAAACAGGCTTGTTAAACGGCATTGCTTTTACTGTAATTGGTGGATGCCTCAATAACTTATTTTCGTAATTAGTCCTGACTCCAGTGGTACTACTCAATATTAAAAAATCAATATTAATTCACATACTTTTTATTCTTGCTAACAACGAGTCAAGAGGATTCTAGAATTTTCATAAAGTAATCGAACATAACTGTATTCGTCTGGATTAGCCTTTCCCTCTTTCATGTTACTACTTAAAATTATAGAGTTACACTACCAGCATTTTTTTATTGAAGTCATGACTCATTTACTGCCAATAATGTTCTTTCCATATAAACAATCGCCATTAAAGCATCTTTCAATTCAACAGCGTCATACCTATTAAATTTATCAATCAGGTTGAAAATCATCGCTGAATCAACTTCAACCGTCCGACCAACGTAAATCTTCTCATAAACCTCACCTGGAAGAACCTCATTCTCATTCAACAATTCCTCAAACATCTTTTCACCGGGTCGTATTCCACTATATTCTATTGAAATCTCGTCTTCAGTATATCCTGATAGTCTAATAAGATTCTTCGCTAAATCAGAAATCTTCACAGGTTCACCCATATCAAGCACAAAGATTTCTCCACCTTTTGCAAGAGTTCCTGCTTGAATTACGAGTCTCGATGCTTCCGGAATTGTCATGAAGTAACGCGTCATGTCTGGATGAGTAACTGTTACCGGACCACCTTTTTCAATTTGCTTTTTGAATAACGGAATAACACTACCACGGCTTCCAAGAACATTACCAAACCGAACAGCGACAAATTTTGTCTTACTTCGCTGTGCCAAGTCTTGTACAACCATCTCTGCAACACGTTTTGTTGCCCCCATCACATTCGTTGGGTTGACTGCTTTATCAGTCGAAACCATAACAAAGGTCTTCACACCAAATGCATCCGCCGCTTCCGCAACATTCCTAGTTCCAATAATATTGTTTTTAACTGCTTCATGTGGATTATATTCCATTAAAGGTACATGCTTATGTGCTGCAGCATGATATATAATTGCCGGATGGTGGTCATCCACTATTCCAAACATGCGGTCACGATCTTGAACATCGCCGATAATTGGGACAATTTCCGTTTCAGTTTCACCATATTTTTGTTTCAATTCCATGTCAATCGAATAAATGCTATATTCACCGTGTCCAACAAGTAGGATTTTCTTCGGTGTAAAACGCATCAATTGGCGACAAATCTCTGAACCAATCGATCCACCAGCACCGGTTACCATAACTGTATTATCAGTAACATACTCAGATATGGCATTAATATCGAGTTTAACAGGCTCACGTCCAAGTAAATCCTCAACCTCTACATTCTTCAGGTTACTAACCGATACTTTCCCAGTCATCAAATCCTCAATCTTAGGGATCATTTGCACTTTAACATTCGTCTTATTACATTCCGTCACAATTTTCTCTAAAGAACCATTACGTAAGGATGGAATCGCAATAACGATATGATCAATCTTCATTTTTTCTACTATTTGTGAGATATCTTTCACTTCACCTAGTACAGGAAGATTATATAATTGCATTTTTTGTTTTGTTAAATCATCATCAACAAATGCTACTGGTAATAATTCATTACTATGATGGTCATTTTGTAGCTGTCTGGCAACCATTGCGCCAGCTGAACCTGCACCGACAATTAGGGTGCGTTTTTGTTCTGTTGGATTTTTAATATAACGGTCACGGAACACCCGCCACATAAAGCGTGACCCACCAATTAGTAAAATGTGAAGTAGCCACGTCACGAGTAGTGCGCGACTATATAAAGAGAAACCATTTGCGAGGTATTGTATGATTCCAGCAGTGATAATTGATAATGTTACAGCTTTAACAATAGTAATCAATTCTCCGACACTAGCATAAGACCATACCTTGTTGTACAGTTTGTAGTAAAATGCGAAAATATGATGAAAGATTAGTAGTGCGACTGCGCTTATGATTAATGCATCTGTATGAAGAACATCTACTTGTGGATAGACAATCCATGATGCAATGAAGATTGCTGTACTAACAATCAGTGAATCTAGTATAATTAATAATGTTAATCTTCTCCGGTAGCTCAAGTTGTCCGCTCCTTCCTAGGGTATCTAGTTTGAATATTTTATCGTTTTTAAATTAGCTATATCGAGCCAAAAGAAACATTTTGTATACAGCTTAACGCTATGAAATCTATATTACTAAAGACCTAGTC of Oceanobacillus zhaokaii contains these proteins:
- a CDS encoding alginate lyase family protein, which codes for MRNQLKIIKNMGLPWTIFRAKYELMKRAGLIKKQFPPRDLSNFDFFQYLNANEIDSEMSLLEYLKSMKQNFFFTSKDLATSTKTKLEQILTNETIDKSIYKADNILNNNYYYFSNRTTSFTKLDWHYSPLTKKGSPKDKHWIEISDLNSDFGDIKFIWELSRFSFVYDLVRAYTLSQDDKYVRKFWSLLEDWIEENPMEYGVNYKDGQEMSLRVMAWLFGLFAFLSHKETTPFRATLLLKVIYQHLDHIDKHFSFALKSVKNNHTISEAVALYSVGILFPFMNKAKKWKEKGRKYLEKEAMWQIYDDGSYIQNSMNYHRLMLQDYTWAIRLGELNDEVFSEKLIDRLKNAVIFLYQHQLNSNGRLPNYGMNDGALIHQLATNDYLDYRPQLNAAWMCFTKERLYKNGTYDENILWLFGSAAFDNKVSMLDRKSVEFSNGGYYTFRNKSSFGMTRCTTYKHRPAQADMLHFDLWINDINILADSGTYSYNTNPEYLSYFMGTTSHNTVMINNKDQMEKGSRFIWLDWTKSKLLKFDIQERYTIFEGEHYGYSPLTHRRGILNISDHWVIVDDIFGDFNDKSNDIQLSWLFGINSIEKTKSSEWRFDVKEDRYKMEIFSPSDTDSILYKGNDFPFKGWQSLYYGVKKEKPHLVLSSKQKKQTRFISVVSKVNSDIRFENERVYIDNIKLDLLPIGKDKVFDNIEDD
- a CDS encoding phenylacetate--CoA ligase family protein encodes the protein MSIDDLFMKTPTPVQNVMLSLYGYMRRKKRFNKYFYDKLEKLEASQYFSVENMNNISLQKIKEIVIHSYETVPFYKRLYDKNGIDVYKIQNLEDFNRIPTISKDDIKNNTDDFISSKYNKKSLLKFTTSGSTGKPLALFKPTAYHPTENAIVWRQRRWANVNYDDNLLSIAGRSFVKNNSKDKLWRYNYADNQMLVSSYHISKNTIENLYNAIVKFRPRYVQGYPSSIALLSNYLIENNLKINGVKAIFTSSETLFPNQREVIERAFGAKILDYYGNGENVSSAVQCEYGTYHLNNEYSYTEITKENSIIGTNLYNYAMPLIRYETGDSAEISKHTCACGRNLPVIKNLNGRTGTNYVSTLDGRKIANFNKIIINIKKAKEIQIHQKENYELVINIVPREEFNKKDREDIINNIKDYLGNDMSVVLNFTSTIPRSKSGKFIPVISEVK
- a CDS encoding O-antigen ligase family protein translates to MKKKSLISLIIIIFLLTLYFLPAVPNSLSISTITFSLLYLLFFFINIKYIPYIKRNAVNMIITSVLLFLPVIMLGTSIFYNQVNPFDAIRGVIPFVVLLIFLPFALYFIVEENGEEFVYKILLAIGTMYSLRNIYYYLSTYISGKAELLRITLLDSNTTVPFPLFIASLLTCKFIFKKINTFEKILLIINIAGFAVTQTRSMILSYGLIVFCAFLYNLIKKNKIIKNIKLSILFLSIITILLILAKKVTFLNVLFNSFFTRFMNLTSNDVNVQERYHEYHDAFKAFGEHPFVGAGIGNLFSYAGNGQYVNYIHNFFLFMLANVGLIGSFVFFGLLIYLFYKGFQSKALLTNIFSFATLSILVYSMFFATFKLIPHNIILGIFIAIILKDNNKMRRLL
- a CDS encoding serine O-acetyltransferase, producing the protein MNAIKFYRIANFCYLKKIPIIPRFVKNLIFLLFNSVVPYTCKIGKESKFAYGGIGVVLHSKSIIGDRVIIGQGVTIGKKLERGQAPTIGDRVYIGTGSKILGDVKVGNNVIIGANSVVTKDVPNNVIVAGAPATIIRKVEQDIYEILGEY
- a CDS encoding polysaccharide biosynthesis protein, whose translation is MSYRRRLTLLIILDSLIVSTAIFIASWIVYPQVDVLHTDALIISAVALLIFHHIFAFYYKLYNKVWSYASVGELITIVKAVTLSIITAGIIQYLANGFSLYSRALLVTWLLHILLIGGSRFMWRVFRDRYIKNPTEQKRTLIVGAGSAGAMVARQLQNDHHSNELLPVAFVDDDLTKQKMQLYNLPVLGEVKDISQIVEKMKIDHIVIAIPSLRNGSLEKIVTECNKTNVKVQMIPKIEDLMTGKVSVSNLKNVEVEDLLGREPVKLDINAISEYVTDNTVMVTGAGGSIGSEICRQLMRFTPKKILLVGHGEYSIYSIDMELKQKYGETETEIVPIIGDVQDRDRMFGIVDDHHPAIIYHAAAHKHVPLMEYNPHEAVKNNIIGTRNVAEAADAFGVKTFVMVSTDKAVNPTNVMGATKRVAEMVVQDLAQRSKTKFVAVRFGNVLGSRGSVIPLFKKQIEKGGPVTVTHPDMTRYFMTIPEASRLVIQAGTLAKGGEIFVLDMGEPVKISDLAKNLIRLSGYTEDEISIEYSGIRPGEKMFEELLNENEVLPGEVYEKIYVGRTVEVDSAMIFNLIDKFNRYDAVELKDALMAIVYMERTLLAVNES